CTATTGAGAGAGAATTTTCTCTTATTGAAAATTTTCTCTTAGACCATGAACTTCAACCTAAAATGCTAATTTTAGGTTGGCAAGGTTTCTTCCAAATGTTTTGATTCCTTAAGAGTTAATattcaaaatcgtccctgaaagatacctcgaTCTCCATTTCAGTCTCCAAAAGAAAAAGTTAACCAAAACAATCCCCGAAAGATATGCGAGTTATTCAAgttcgtccttccgtcatctccTTCGATGATTTGGCTAACGTTCGCTGACGTGTGATGTTAACTGCCACCGTGGCAGATGCCTACGTGTGCCCTGCTATTGCTGACAAGGTAACTATGTTAAAACAGTTCAAATCAATCCCTTAGTGTTTGAACCTTAATCCTAAATTCGACGATAAATAAGTCGCGTTCAACAACCAGAGGACCATATGCCTGGGTAGACCTTGAAATTGTTGGTTTGCAGTGAGGATGGAGGCAGGAAATGGAGGTCGTAGTGGTGGTGTGTCATTTCCGTCGAACGGCAGTAATGGTTCCAGCGCTTCAATGCGAACCAGGAGAAAAACTCATGGGGAATCATGTTTCTGTGGGTTGAAGGATGTGATAAAAAAATCTGGGACAACAGAGAACTCAGATAGACTATTCCATGAATGTCCAAGGTACCGGGTGAGTGTTGTGGAAAAAGCTAAAGGTTTTCCATCTTGTTTTCTGTTGTTgggtatttttcaattttttgttttctgatttTTGAATTTGCAGAAGGGCAGTCACTGCAATTACTTTAAGTGGGTCGATGATGATGACTATCAAGGGGTGACTGAAGGTGGAACAAAGAAAGATTATCAGACTGATTTGCAGGTTGAAAGTGACTATGATGAATGGAGGTTGAAGGTGGCATGGAGACTGGGCAGCTTGGAAGCTGAAGTTAAAGCATTGAAACTGCTAATAATTTTCATGTTTGTGGTAGTTGTCATTAATGTGATCCTTTGTTGTTTGTTATGTAGTTCCAAGTAAACTAAATTCTGTTGATATGTCATGGTGTAATAAATTGAATGGCTTGAATGAGAATAGATGTTTCCATTTGGTTTTTTAAGATTAAGACCAAACTATCCATCAAATGTTCCAAACTAATTAGAATCACTGTTACAGTAAGATATATTAAGCCATGAATAGAATCAGTAATCGAAGTACTCTTAAGCCTTGTGTTGCCACAGAAGGCTAAATGTCACATTGTCTTAAGGATAAATACCATAGCAAATTCATAAGGTTTTACATGAGGATACAAAGATGAAAAGAAGGCTAGACCAAAATAAAAAGGCAGAATACAACTTTCAATTACACAGATAACCACAATGTTTATAATGGAACTTCAATTGCCTTGTGCAAAAAACATAAAGTACCCCCACACAGAAAAAAGGGCTTCATTGTTGGTTTGTTAGGCTGTAAGGTTGGTCTATTGGGCTGAGAGGTTTGCTTCTTGGACTGAGGAACCATTGTTGTGGGCATCTTGGCAGGTTGAGAACTACACTTCTTAGCTTGGGAAGATTTCTTCtgtttcaagctttttgcttcgACATTCACTAGATCCTCCTCCATGTTGTCTACTATACAAGGCTGTGAAATACAATTCTCAAGGTAGAGATTGATTACATATTGGTTTCTCCTACAATCCTTGCACATTGCAAGTAAGTCTGCATCTGTGACTAACCTTCTTAACCCGGATGAAAGAGGAACTCCAGGATCTTTTCACCAACAGTTTCCAGCTTCAATGTAACCTAACTCCTTATAGTAACCCCTTACAAAGAACACATCAAGCGTGTACATCCATCAACACCTCTGTATTATCAGGTTCATATATCATGTCTCCTTCCACATTCCTTTAAACAATCCACTATGGTGAAACATAAAAGTCATCGGAGGACCTTCCATCTACAATAACAAAAACGAAAATACCCTTAGCCCACAGATTGTCACTAGCTATTCTCAATCATAAGAAAACAAATCCTAACCCCAAAATGAACATGCAACAACGAAAAAGAACCATCATTAAAATGAAACACCCATAACCAAAAATTATCATAATGGCAGTCAAAGTAAAGTATTCTGACACACTCAAAATCTTCAAGAACAGTCACACAAACCCTTAGCCACCCCAAACTCCTGCCTTAAATCAGAGGAAAACATACAGCACACCACTAGGAAGACATCATGCCACAAAATGActcaaaaaacatgaaaaagcTTTCAGCCTTACCTCTAACCGTCGTGATTGCTTCTTCTGCAATCAATGTTGCTCCAAGAGACGATGAACTCTGTTTTCAGTAGCGATACCTAGTCTGCTTTAATCGTCAACCAACACTAACAAAGGTTGATGGCGTGGTTCAAATGCAAGGTGAAACGCTTAGGGCATAGCTTGAGGGAGACAAAACATTTTGGAGCCAAACATAGAGAGATAGTTGTTATGAGATGTGGTGAGACTTTGCAACATTTTGAATCTCTTCTGCACACAAAACGACGACGCATCAGGGCTAGGAGGGCATTCAATCAAAACTGCATCGTTTTCCTTGTCTGCCACGGTGGCAGTTAACGTCACACGTCAGCGAACGTTAGTTAACTCAGCGAAggagatgacggaaggacgaacgtgaATAACTCGCATATCTTTGGGGGActattttgattaactttatctttcagatggagatcgaggtatctttcaaagatgattttgactattaactctattTCTTAATTGGTACAAACATCTTGGACCAATTTCAGCTGCTTTTTTGACAAGGTTATTATTActatatctttattttatatttttttttggaccAAGATGAGTACACACCGTTACAATGGTGGGCTTCAATATGTGGGCCTTTTTATGAAAATTTGACTTAGGAATTACTTTtgctaacattttttttttttgacttttTTGCTAGCGTTTCTTACGAAAAACAGTTTACTAGTTACTTACGAAAGTCTTTAGATGTGAAAACTTGTTCAGACCAAAAACGGTGAAAATAACTGTGCAATCAGATACTGACAAAAACTCctgacaaacaaaaaaaaaaagatttttctgACAAAAAATCGCAGGGAGCATTCAGAATTTCAGATATACATATATTCAGGTAATAAAACTACCTAAAAAAAAACTTTCTCAATATATTAAGGCCATGATTATAAAATTTGCAATAGTATCAGTAAAAATGTAATTATGTAACACAAAAATGAATTTGATTAGTAGGAGTAATAAACTGTGCAAAGAAACaagtaataataatattaaattaaattaaattaataatagcGTGGAGTGAACCTCCGTTTACCAAAAACCACAACACATCGAACTCGTCAACAACCTATGCCGCAACAAACATTACAACAAAATTCCCGTAATCTTTCGCTTTCACTTCTAATTTGATTATTGATTTGTACAACGTAAGCTTCGCATTCTCTTTCAAAAACTAAGCTTGTCTAAAGCACCCTTGTTTGTTGTTTGCTTCCAAATTTTGCATTCTTTGGTCACCAATTGAGTAgttaatctttcattttcttctatctGATCAACGTTGGGTTCTACCCCTTTTGACTCCTCTTCAAGCAACCCCCTTTCTATTGATTTTTTTGTTCCTTAAGTTAATTACTATGTTGAGTACTGGGTTATTCCCTTTGATTCGCTCTAATCAGCTTCAGCTCAGAACTGGGTCGTTGAATTTGAGTTGAAAAGCTTCTCTTTTCGACATCTCGGGAATGAGATTTGACATGGTTCCCAGTGAAAGATTCAAGCTTTGTATAAGAATTGCATTTGGGTGGTGGATTTTTCTACTGTTTCTTCCCTCTGTGACTGGTCTCAGACCCTTACGGGAAAGAACTCGTTCTTGGGGCGATGAGGTTTGCTTCTATCTTGATTCTTGAATGTCTGGAAAATTTGAGGATGTATATTGTAAATTTTACCCAAAAAAGTTGTCTTTTAGTTTTTAGTGTTGATCATTTACTGTCAAGCTGTGAGGGGTTGCTATAGCTGCTATTCTGCTGTTTGAAAGTAGAAACTAGAAATAAATTCATAGTGTAGTGTTCTTGCAATAATGATGCTGTAAATATGGAACCATGTGGTTTAAGGAAGATGATAAAGGTATTTGAACATATTGTAAGTAGTGCTAAAGTAGTGCATAATTTATTTAGTGAGAGAATTCAACAAACTTATACATTCCACACTTTACTTATAATTGGAGGGCATTGCTATAATACATGGCTAGTTTTATGCTCAATTTCCATGGATTATTGTAGAATGCTCTTTTAACAATCAGCAATCATAACTGTCAACGGGCATTTGCAGGGTTATTTCTTTTTGTCCAAACATTTCTTTGCTTCCGAAGTGTTGCAGTTTCAAACATTTTTAGAACCTGTGGTAGAAGTAGCTGAAAAACATTGTGCCGTCTAATTGAAAACAAACTAGATCATTTGCAAATAAGTTTATAGAAAAATGTACATGACTTTGTCATGTGGTTTTTACTGATTTGTTAGTAGTAATTAGTAACATCCAAGGACATGATCACAGACCATAGCTTTTTGACTTTATTGATATTTAACTTCCCTAAACACTGGATTATCATTAGAAATTATTTTACTTGATAAATTGtgatttatgtgattgaggcaaAATCTTAATGGAGAAGAACTCAACAAATTTCATTTTCTTATTGCTTCTCCCAGTGGCTTACAAGAAAAGATGAGACTGATAGTGGTCCATTTTCACAATGGAACATAACTGGAACTTATAGAGGTTTGTATTCTTTAAGAAGCTtgagtcaatttttttttttttcgtgttCGTAGCTTGCTGTTGTCTTGAGGTTGCGGTTTGGTCTGCTGTTCTAAAGTTTAATATGTCCATTTGTATAGTTGAAGTACTGCTTTTAGGAGACAGTTTGACCTTTTTTAACGAGTTGACACTTTCATGGAGTAGAATGTTTTCTTTGAAGACAAAACGGTCTAAATGCTAATCATAAGCTTCTTATCTTTTGGCTTAAGTTACTTTAAATACATTTTTTACTAACTATTCTCGGGCAGATAATATATGGGAAAGGGGGGCAGCACCTAGGTATAGGCTAAGATGTTTCCATGAATTATCAAAATGAACTTATGGCATTTGGACAGATCATGTAATTTAAAAAGGTTTTGTTCTTCACTTCGAATAGTGTGAGTTATAATACTTGGTTCATTTACAACGGTGTGTTTGTTTGTAAAGTCTGAGACTGTTTTTGTATATTGACCTCGTTAATGCAGGGAGTTGGAAGTTTTCAGATGCCGCAAATGGCTCTTCCAGATTTCCAGACATCAGAAAAACAACTGGTAATTCTGTAATTGAATTAGTTAGTACACCAACGAAGATAACTGGAGTACATTACGTTCAGGTGAGAATTGAAATATACATTTCACAGAAATTCAGCTATCGTAACTCATATAGCTTCTTAATTGTTCTATCATGTGCCATATACCGAATAGCTAATTAACAAACATATTCATGCTTTTTCCTCAGGGGGTTATTATATTCCATGATGTGTTTGACAATGAATATAATGTTGGTGGTGCCCAGATCAGAGTGGAAGGTGTATATATATGGCCTTTTAGACAGCTTCGAATGGTAGCCAACAGGTGATTTTCATAATATAAATGTCTACTCAAGTTTACATATTAATCGTGCAAGTTGGCGAATGTTATCATGCTTGTTTATATTTAGAATTTCACCTTGAATATGTTCTTTAATGCTCTGTTGTATTTGCAAAGAAATGCCTAAAATGTCCTTACTCTTTTGAATATGCTCAAGAGTTTCTTTCCTACTATTGCAGTGGAAAAGAGGGAGAATTGAATCAGGATGGAGATTATATTTTATCCAATCCATACCATCTGGTAACCATCATTTTTTTATGTATCCTTGATGTTTACACATTGTATATTTTTTGTAGAATACTCCCCTCCCCCCccaaaaaaacaaaattatataaCGTATACCATATGatatctcttttatttatttatttttaaaaaagtgaGCATCCAAAGTAATTATCTGCTACATGTATTATACACAGCTTGGAGTTTTCTCATCTCAGGTACTGCAAGATTCTTCCCGAGATAAGATGTGGAGAAAGAAACATTGTAATTTATCTCCCATACTAATACACTGAAGGAATTTCCCATAATTTTGTGGTATTATTGACTTGCTATTCTTTTTCTCTGCTGCAGCTCCAATGCATGACATGGAGAAACATTGTAATATTGAAATTGCTGCACAGCTTTCACGCTTACCATCAACCAAAAATGGTACTTTCCCCGGCATTTCAATACTTATTGACTTCCTCacaataaaaatatttaacattAATATCTTCCTTTTGGTGCTCTTCCATTCTAATATAACCAATTCCGGATATTACATGTTCAGTAGGAAAAGAATTGTTTGTACATTGCACAATGAGTTTTCCTCATTTTGTTTTTATCCATTGAGATCATTCTTTTTATTGATAATgattatatttttgtatattttttaccGGATGATTTACCATGTGCTTATATTATTTCCTATAGAAGGAGAACATGATCGTTTTCACCTCGAAGGTTTGATGGAGAGTCCCTCCACGGATGATGATGGGGACTGTTTCTCACCTTTACTGTTAAATACAACTTCTGTCAACATTGAGGTGTACTATAACAAAGCAGTGAACTATACCTTGATGGTTACTTTTGTATCCTTCAATCATGGATATTCTTACAGCATTATTATTTGTTGTTGTTCATAACCCTGTTAGTTCCTTAACGTACATATATCAGGTTTCTTTCTTGCAAGTTCTTCTACTGATTCGTCAAATGGAGCATAGCAGCACTCAATCTGTAAGAATTTACTTTTATTTGAGATTTCATATGCCATGGATTTATAAAATGGAATTAATATGTAAATCTTCAATTTGGATGTATGTATCAGATACTATTTATTTCGTGATTTCATAGTAATCTGTGAATATGATTTTGATATTTCCGCAGGGAGCTGCTAAGGTTTCAATATTGTTAATTGGCCAGCAGGCGATAATGGATGCTTATCTTTGCCTTTTACATCTGACTGCAGGAATACTAGTTGGTAAAATTGAGATTTCACAACTTGAAACTGATGAATGAGAATGACCCACAAAATGCAGTGTTAtgtttttattgatttttatATGCTATTACCATTGTTGCAATAGAGCGGACTTGAGTCATTGATTATCTTATTTTGTAGTATTTATCAGATtctcattttaataattatagCTGCTGCCTGAAATGCAGAATCCTTGTTTAATGCTTTTGCAACTGCTGCATTTTTCAAGTTCGTCGTCTTTTCAATATTTGAGATGAGATATCTCCTCACCATCTGGAAGGCAAATAGGCCTTTGAGTAGCGGAGAAGGTTGGGAGGCAATGAGGCGCGAACTTTCCGTCTTATATAGCCGTTTCTGTAAGTATTCATTTAGAATGAAACGTTTGAGAACTGCTAGGAGATcatcagaatttattgtttttggtcATCACTTAGCCATCAACTCAATTCTTTTAGTCTAGTAATCCAACaacatattttatttcatacttttaaatattgatgACTAACTGATggccaaaaacaataaattatgATAGCCTTCTAGCATTGCTCGTGAAGAAATAGTGCCTGCATGATAAAGAATTCATTGTATGATGTGGCCGGATTTTAATGGTTTCACTTTCTCTGCAGATGGAATCCTGTTAGGAGGCATTCTCCTCATGTACGAGTTCCATCACCATTTGAGACCTATTCTTCTTCTTATATACTCCTTTTGGATACCTCAGATAATCACCAACGTTATCCGTGACTCGCGCAAGCCGCTGCATCCTCATTATATCCTTGGGATATCTGTTACTCGCTTAGCAATCCCGCTATATGTTTTTGGTTGCCCAAACAACTTCATGCGCATACAGCCGGACAAGAGCTGGTGTGTTTCGTTGGCTGCATTTATTGGCCTTCAAGCTTcagttcttcttcttcagcattaTCTCGGCTC
The DNA window shown above is from Arachis ipaensis cultivar K30076 chromosome B08, Araip1.1, whole genome shotgun sequence and carries:
- the LOC107612360 gene encoding transmembrane E3 ubiquitin-protein ligase 1 is translated as MRFDMVPSERFKLCIRIAFGWWIFLLFLPSVTGLRPLRERTRSWGDEWLTRKDETDSGPFSQWNITGTYRGSWKFSDAANGSSRFPDIRKTTGNSVIELVSTPTKITGVHYVQGVIIFHDVFDNEYNVGGAQIRVEGVYIWPFRQLRMVANSGKEGELNQDGDYILSNPYHLLGVFSSQVLQDSSRDKMWRKKHSPMHDMEKHCNIEIAAQLSRLPSTKNEGEHDRFHLEGLMESPSTDDDGDCFSPLLLNTTSVNIEVYYNKAVNYTLMVTFVSFLQVLLLIRQMEHSSTQSGAAKVSILLIGQQAIMDAYLCLLHLTAGILVESLFNAFATAAFFKFVVFSIFEMRYLLTIWKANRPLSSGEGWEAMRRELSVLYSRFYGILLGGILLMYEFHHHLRPILLLIYSFWIPQIITNVIRDSRKPLHPHYILGISVTRLAIPLYVFGCPNNFMRIQPDKSWCVSLAAFIGLQASVLLLQHYLGSRWFIPRQILPEKYSYYRRFNQDPRHAMDCVICMTSIDLNQRSNDCMVTPCDHFFHSGCLQRWMDIKMECPTCRRSLPPA